The Conexivisphaera calida genome includes a region encoding these proteins:
- a CDS encoding HIT family protein, whose translation MPDDLFCRIARGEEPAHFVHEDEELMVIMDRYPVSRGQVLVVPRAHFRFFHEMPNGLVGHFYSVAAAAGRAINSLMSPDAVVMLARGLRIPHYHLMLIPARSGDFVSSLFSLMDSVQGFPASVRSEIAARYSSLGRALRVPEVSDAQLEEDARALGDALRNEIARA comes from the coding sequence GTGCCCGACGACCTGTTCTGCAGGATCGCACGGGGCGAGGAACCGGCCCACTTCGTCCACGAGGACGAGGAGCTCATGGTGATAATGGATCGGTATCCTGTTTCCAGGGGTCAGGTGCTCGTCGTGCCCAGGGCTCACTTCAGGTTCTTCCACGAGATGCCGAACGGGCTAGTCGGGCACTTCTACTCGGTGGCGGCAGCTGCCGGGAGGGCCATCAACTCGCTCATGTCCCCCGACGCAGTGGTCATGCTGGCCAGGGGACTCAGGATACCGCACTATCATCTGATGCTGATACCGGCGCGCAGTGGCGACTTCGTCAGCTCGCTGTTCTCCCTGATGGACTCGGTCCAGGGATTTCCAGCTTCAGTGCGCTCGGAGATCGCCGCGAGATACTCATCGCTCGGCCGTGCGCTCAGGGTGCCGGAGGTCTCGGACGCTCAGCTGGAGGAGGACGCGCGGGCGCTCGGAGATGCCCTGAGGAATGAGATCGCGCGGGCATGA
- a CDS encoding acyl CoA:acetate/3-ketoacid CoA transferase produces the protein MRKIVGVEEALAGVDDGSVVAVSGFNNALTPEYLLLKLYEMWEGTGHPRKLFLESDSLPGVRGRGLDLVAGKLLEKDEQDFISGVLMPFFGFAPNLMRLAMGGSIEVYSWSVGVVAYWFREVASGRPGLITKVGLRTFFDPRSEGGCANDLARERRRCRIRVIDLDGDEYLFYSAPKPNVSLIRGTTADGMGNLTMEREGMVGTVLAMAQASKAAPNPGMVVAQVEETVPFGALHPQMIQVPGPLIDRVVVSPPEHHWQGGTIRFDPRVCGAAPFRGAEVPLKLTPEKVVARRVALELVRVAAAVRRPLLINLGVGIPAMVSSVVHEEGLGEVMIPTIESGAWGGIALSDEDFGLSMGPFAIISMPDQFSVYEGGMLDATSLGFMQVDAEGNVNPSVLPDRFTGPGGFPVIAAGSPRIYFAGAFTAGRRDIRVEDGRFVIERDGPIRKFVNHVYKVMFSGATALKNGRDVLYVTERAVLRLTNDGLTLEEYAPGVDIDRDVLGAMEFRPSVSPRVAPMDPRLFREGTMGLREDLAGSGLLD, from the coding sequence TTGAGGAAGATCGTGGGGGTCGAGGAGGCACTCGCCGGCGTGGACGATGGATCCGTGGTCGCGGTGTCGGGATTCAACAACGCCCTGACACCCGAGTACCTGTTGCTCAAGCTGTACGAGATGTGGGAGGGGACGGGGCATCCCAGGAAGCTGTTCCTGGAGTCCGACTCCCTTCCCGGGGTGCGCGGGAGGGGGCTCGACCTCGTGGCCGGGAAACTCCTGGAGAAGGATGAGCAGGACTTCATCTCCGGCGTCCTGATGCCGTTCTTCGGGTTCGCGCCGAACCTCATGCGGCTCGCCATGGGCGGATCCATCGAGGTCTACTCCTGGAGCGTCGGCGTCGTCGCCTACTGGTTCAGGGAGGTCGCCAGCGGAAGGCCGGGGCTGATAACTAAGGTGGGCCTGCGCACCTTCTTCGACCCGAGGTCCGAGGGCGGATGCGCGAACGACCTGGCGAGGGAGAGGAGGAGGTGCAGGATAAGGGTCATTGACCTGGACGGGGACGAGTACCTGTTCTACTCCGCGCCGAAGCCGAACGTCTCGCTGATAAGGGGGACGACCGCGGACGGCATGGGCAACCTGACCATGGAGAGGGAGGGAATGGTGGGAACGGTCCTGGCGATGGCGCAGGCATCGAAGGCCGCGCCGAACCCCGGGATGGTCGTCGCGCAGGTGGAGGAGACAGTGCCGTTCGGCGCCCTGCACCCGCAGATGATACAGGTGCCAGGTCCGTTGATAGATCGCGTCGTGGTGTCGCCGCCCGAGCACCACTGGCAGGGGGGCACGATCAGGTTCGATCCGCGCGTGTGCGGCGCTGCCCCCTTCCGCGGGGCGGAGGTCCCCCTGAAGCTCACGCCGGAGAAGGTGGTGGCCAGGAGGGTTGCACTGGAGCTCGTCAGGGTTGCCGCCGCGGTCCGCAGGCCGCTGCTGATCAACCTGGGCGTCGGCATACCTGCCATGGTATCTAGCGTCGTACACGAGGAGGGGCTCGGCGAGGTGATGATTCCCACGATAGAATCCGGGGCGTGGGGCGGCATCGCCCTCTCGGATGAGGACTTCGGGCTCTCCATGGGACCGTTCGCCATAATATCGATGCCCGATCAGTTCTCGGTGTACGAGGGCGGGATGCTGGACGCCACGTCCCTCGGGTTCATGCAGGTGGACGCGGAGGGCAACGTGAATCCATCAGTGCTTCCCGACAGGTTCACGGGGCCGGGCGGATTCCCCGTGATAGCGGCGGGTTCGCCCAGGATCTACTTCGCGGGCGCGTTCACGGCCGGGAGAAGGGACATACGCGTGGAGGACGGAAGATTCGTCATAGAGCGCGACGGCCCCATAAGGAAGTTCGTGAACCACGTCTACAAGGTGATGTTCAGCGGCGCGACGGCCCTGAAGAACGGGAGGGACGTGCTCTACGTGACGGAGAGGGCGGTCCTCAGGCTCACCAATGATGGATTGACGCTGGAGGAGTACGCCCCCGGGGTGGACATCGACAGGGACGTGCTGGGCGCGATGGAATTCCGGCCATCGGTGAGCCCCAGGGTGGCCCCGATGGACCCCAGGCTATTCCGCGAGGGGACGATGGGACTCAGGGAGGACCTCGCGGGCAGCGGCCTCCTGGACTAG
- a CDS encoding 5-(carboxyamino)imidazole ribonucleotide synthase: MAEGAPRVGILGGGQLGWMMILEGRKLGISFGVLDPDPSAPAIRIADRAFSPREGSEFLSWSDVVTYEFENVDAGIAGEAEARGRLRPGLFPLLAKQDRIREKSILVELGIPTADFRVARSPEELAGMVRASGPLIVKATYGGYDGKGVRVLGDPEEVRSLAWGYPVLVEELVDVESEISVLVARSRGEEVIYPAAENHNADGILLYSIAPARGHAADVASGIALRLARAMDYVGVLAVEFLVSRDGRVLVNEFAPRVHNTGHWTLCGAATSQFENHLRAVLDLPLGSADLLRPTGIVNVLGISRDSLRVHDLLSIQGTRLWWYGKAEARPRRKMGHVCAVAGSEDELRGRIREILAALYGDASFPPFPTSSSPPGLGAASLGSEVSHDRSDAVA, encoded by the coding sequence ATGGCTGAGGGCGCGCCGCGCGTCGGGATCCTGGGGGGAGGCCAGCTCGGATGGATGATGATCCTCGAGGGGCGGAAGCTCGGGATCTCCTTCGGGGTCCTGGATCCCGATCCGTCCGCACCTGCCATCAGGATAGCCGATCGCGCTTTCTCCCCGCGCGAGGGATCCGAGTTCCTGTCCTGGAGCGACGTGGTGACCTACGAGTTCGAGAACGTGGACGCCGGGATAGCCGGGGAGGCGGAGGCGCGCGGAAGGCTGAGGCCGGGCCTGTTCCCCCTCCTCGCAAAGCAGGACAGGATAAGGGAGAAATCCATCCTAGTGGAGCTGGGAATTCCGACGGCGGACTTCCGCGTGGCGCGCTCCCCGGAGGAGCTCGCCGGGATGGTCCGCGCGTCCGGGCCCCTGATCGTCAAGGCAACCTATGGTGGATACGACGGGAAGGGCGTCCGCGTCCTTGGCGATCCGGAGGAAGTCCGCTCCCTGGCGTGGGGATATCCCGTGCTGGTGGAGGAGCTCGTTGACGTCGAGTCGGAGATCTCGGTGCTGGTGGCGCGCTCCCGGGGGGAGGAGGTGATCTATCCGGCCGCCGAGAACCACAATGCCGACGGAATTCTGCTCTACAGCATCGCGCCGGCCCGTGGCCATGCCGCGGACGTGGCCTCCGGGATCGCGCTCCGCCTGGCGAGGGCAATGGACTACGTGGGTGTGCTGGCGGTGGAGTTCCTCGTCTCCAGGGATGGAAGGGTCCTGGTCAACGAGTTCGCGCCCAGGGTGCACAACACGGGACACTGGACCCTCTGCGGGGCGGCGACCAGCCAGTTCGAGAACCACCTGAGGGCCGTGCTGGACCTTCCCCTGGGATCCGCCGACCTCCTGAGGCCGACCGGCATTGTCAACGTGCTCGGGATATCACGCGACTCCCTGAGGGTGCACGACCTGCTCTCCATACAGGGCACCAGGCTCTGGTGGTACGGCAAGGCCGAGGCTAGGCCGAGGAGGAAGATGGGACACGTGTGCGCGGTTGCCGGGTCCGAGGATGAACTGAGGGGAAGGATCCGCGAGATCTTGGCAGCGCTCTACGGGGATGCCTCCTTTCCGCCGTTCCCCACGTCCTCCTCTCCCCCGGGCTTGGGCGCCGCCTCCCTGGGGAGCGAGGTCAGCCACGACAGGAGCGATGCAGTCGCGTAG